Genomic segment of Methanothermobacter sp. K4:
AACAAATTTTATATGCCCTAGTAGTCATAGAATAAGCCAGGGCTTTACAACCCTATGCAGGGTACCATTCTGCAATGTACCCCTACATTTTCTGCAGGGTGACTGTGTTGGTGGGGTTTTGGTGTGCGGTATTTCCACCCCACTCAACAACATGCTTTTTCATAACTATTTCTTGTTGTTCTTGCTATTAAAACTTAGCCCAGACCGTAAAAACATGTATTATTTTTTCTTATATTATCTTACAGGGAATGCGATTTTCTGCAAAACCGTAAAACCATAAAAAGAGTTAAAAAGGCTTTCCCACACCCACCCACCAGTGGGATACAGGTGGGTACATGTGAGGATTATGACCTGTCAACCCATCTGATCATAACCTATTTTACTTCATAGCATCCCCCATGGCAGATACAACCGCAAACCAGCACTATACGGGTACAGGGCTGATAAAACAACACCACAACGCTGACAATAAATGTAATAATTCTTCCTGTCGAACCGGAACCTTTTAGATCCACAATCAGGGCAAACAGTCCATTCAATCTCCTTGAGCA
This window contains:
- a CDS encoding TFIIB-type zinc ribbon-containing protein, whose product is MEYSERVKFREHQLNTLQLEDRRVLKEIEWTVCPDCGSKRFRFDRKNYYIYCQRCGVVLSALYPYSAGLRLYLPWGML